The Halobacteriovoraceae bacterium genomic interval TGCGTTGTAAGATGGACATATTTATTTTCTATAAATCGATCTAGTATTAAACTTAAATAAAAGAAAATAATTGTTCTGGTGCTAACTCCAAAATCAAAAAAAAACAGAGAAATCCCTGCTAAAGTATGCAATATAACCGACAAAAAATTGATATCATTAAAAAAATGAATGGATTCATTTTTATTTTGAATACGCTGCGTTGGATATTCAAGTATTAAACCTTGAAAAAGCCCCAATTGGGCCAGCGGAATATAACTGGATATCAGCATTATATAAGTGAATAAACCGTATTGAGTGTTGGAGAACACTCTTACTGCATAGAGACCAACAATAAAACCCAAACCTTTAGTCATTAAAGTCAAAGTTATATTTTGAAGTCCCACATTTATTAAAAGTTCTCTTGGATTTTCTTTAAAATAAGAAAACTTTTCTTTGAAAGTTTTAAACATACTATTAATTTGTAAAAAATTCCCTAATTCTATCAATTACAAAGCTTAATTCATTATCACTTAAGCTGTGGTACATGGGAAGACTTAAACACTCTTTATAGTAACTTTCTGCAATTGGAAGACTAATTTCTTTTATACCCCTGTAATAAGGTTGGGTATGGATGGGAATATAATGAACTTGAGAATAGATATGATGTTCTCGAAGAAAATTGTATAATTCATCTCTACGCTTCGTTCGTAGAATAAACAAATGATAAGCGTTCTCCTGGCCCTCTATCTCTTTTTGAAAAGTGAGATCTCCGACATCTTTAAGACTTTCTCTATATATTTTAGCAATTTTTTTACGCGTTTTTAAATTTTGATCAATTCTTCTCATCTGAGAAAACGCCAGCCCTGCATTGATATCAGAGATTCGGTAGTTATAACCCAACTCTTGCATTTCATAGGCCCATGGATGAAGTTCTTTTCCTACAAAAAAGTTTTTATCATAAACTATGCCATGTGTTCTCAATCTTAAAAGATGTTTGTAAATTGATTCATCTCTACAAGTTATAATTCCACCCTCTCCCGCGGCGATATGCTTTACCGGATGCAAACTAAATACTGCCAGATCACTGTGAGAACAGCTTCCTGAGTGAAACCATTTATGTTCACTTTGATAGCGAGCTCCAATCGCATGACACGAATCTTCGATAATTTTAAAGTGATATTTGTTGGCCAAAAAAGAGAGCTCACTTAAATTATGGGCCAGTCCTCCTAAGTCAACGGGAAGAACAGCGGAAATATTAGTTGTTTTGAGCTTATCTTCTAATCTATTGAAATCCATAAGGTAAGTTTCAGGATCAATATCACAGAAATCAACATCTGCACCACAATAACGAGCACAATTGGCCGTGGCCACAAATGATATAGGAGTTGTGATAACGGTATCATTTTTTGAAAGATGAATTGATAAGGCCGCTAAATGTAGGGCCGCAGTACCATTACAAACGGCAACAGCATAGGGAGCGTTTGTTAGTTTTTTAAATGAATTTTCAAGTTTTTCAATCTCAGGTCCCTGTGTGAGCCACTTGTTTCTCAAGATATCACTTAAATACTCAATATCTTCTTGTTCAATTTTGTGCTTTCCGTAAGGTATGATATCCATAATTACACTGTAAAGTTAGGATCTAGTTGAGTTTTGATTAAATTTCGAATCTGCTCAACGTTTAACCAATGATCGTTATCGCCAGAATTATAACTGAATCCGTCCTTAACTTTTTTGCCTTTGAAATGATCAGTATATTCATCTAAATTCCAAATATGAGTAGATGGAGTGATTACGTAATATTTTTCAAATTCAAGTGTGGATAAAGAATCCATAGGTGTAATCATTTCTTCATGAATTTTTTCACCTGGGCGTATACCAATATAAGAAATTTTTGCATTTGGATTCACTGCTTTCGCAACATCAAGAATTCTGTATGAAGGAATCTTGGGTACAAATATCTCTCCACCCCAAGCATTTTTGATAGCACTAATGACAAGTTTCACGCCTTCTTCAAGAGTTATATTAAATCTAGTCATTCTTTCATCAGTAATTGTTAGCTCATTTAAATGTGCTCTACCTAAAAAATAAGGAACGACTGAACCTCTAGAACCAAAAACATTTCCATAACGAACTACAGAGAATTTTAAATTTCTTTTTCCTTTCATATTATTTGCTGCAACAAATAATTTATCACTACATAGTTTTGTGGCCCCATACAAATTAATCGGAGCTGCAGCTTTATCAGTGGAGAGCGCCACTACTTTTTTCACACCCATTTCTAATGCAGATTCAATTACATTTTCAGCTCCAAAAATGTTTGTTTTGATACATTCCATTGGATTGTACTCGGCCGCAGGAACTTGTTTAAGGGCAGCTGCGTGGACGATAATATCTATATCTTCACAAGCTCTTTTTAATCTGTCTCTATCTCTCACATCCCCGATAAAATATCTTAGATTTGGAAATTCAGCTTGCGGAAACTCTTGAGACATTTCAAACTGCTTAAGTTCATCTCTCGAAAAAATGACAAGTCGTTCTATTTCAGGATATTCTCTCAAAATTATTTCAATAAACTTTTTACCAAATGATCCCGTCCCGCCTGTGACAAGTATACTTTTGCCATTTAACATTTATCCTCCACTGTCCTATAATTGTGCCGCATCTTAACAAGTTTTTCATTTAATACCAAGTTTTACTGTACAGGTTTAAACATTGAGTGAACATGATCTGGCCCAAAAATATTAAAAACCCAATGCGTTAAGGCATAGTCACGCCTAGATGATTTATGATAGAAATAAATCTTAAATATATTGGATCAAAATGAAGATATTACACGCTGTTCAATTCTATCACCCTGCAGTAGGAGGAATGGAAGAAGTTGTTAAACAACTCTCTGAAAGTATGTCTAAACTTGGACATGATGTCACTGTTCTTACGAGCACAAATAGTTCACGTCATTTCACTGAACTAAATGGTGTAAGGATAGTAGATTTTGAAATTTCCGGAAACCTGGCAAAAGGTATGCACGGAGATCTAGAAAATTGTCAGAAATTTCTAAGAGAAAATCAATTTGATATTATTACTTGCTTTGCGGCACAACAATGGGCCACCGACATATTTTTTTATAAAGACCTTTTGAAAGAACTTAAGAGTAAAAAAGTTTTCGTGCCCACTGGCTTTTCAGGATTATTTGATCCTTTGTATTACAACTATTTTGAAAATATGAAAGAATGGTTTCTCTGGTTTGATAAAAATGTTTTTTTATCAAATGACTATAGGGATATTAATTTTGCTCGTAAAAACAACGTGACTAATGAAATAATCATTCCAAACGGTGCTTCAAAGGCAGAATTTAATCGAAAGTGGGTTCCAAAAAATAATGATGTTTTCAAAATTTTACATGTTGGAAATCACACTGGCCAAAAAGGTCACACCGAACTTATTCAACTCTACAGCAGATCTAAAATTGACAAAAGTGAACTACTTATAGTGGGAAGGCATAATTGGAAAGGAAGATGTTTTTTGAAATGCAAACTTAAAGTTTTCTTTTGGAATATAGTTTTTAAACTCAATCGATCTCAGAAAAAGATACTGATGAAAGAATTAAGTAGAAAACAAACAATTGAAGAATTTTATAGGGCCAATTTATTTTTATTTCCTTCAAATATCGAGTGTTCTCCAATTGTACTCTTCGAAGCAATGGCCTCCTGCACTCCATTTCTAAGCAGTGCAGCTGGTAACGCTCAAGAAATCATTGAGTGGACAGAGGCTGGGGTTTTGCTTCCTACTATCAAAAAAGATAAGAGAGTGATTATCGAAGAAAAAGAGTCGCAAAAGGTTTTTGAAGAGCTTTGCTTAGATAAACAAAAATTGAAAACACTGGCAAAAAATGGATACGATGCGTGGACTAGTAAATTCACATGGGAAGCTATTTCTCAAAGATATATAGATATGTATGAAACGCTTTTGGAGAACAAGTCATGATTTTTGTAAGATTTTATGGCGGACTTGGAAATCAGATGTTTCAATACGCAACGGGCAAAGCACTCGCCAAAAAAAGAGGACAAAAACTTTTCTTTGATCTTAGAGAATTTGATTCGGCCAATGCTAAAAATACAAAACGATTGTATGAGCTTAATCGTGCTTGTTTAGAAGAAAATATTGCAACCCAAGAAGAGTTTGAAGAATTGCCTCTTTTGAAATTTTCAATTCTCTATCCCTATTTGCGAAAACTAATAAAGTTAGGAATAATAAATTTAGAACAATTTGTTGTTGAAAAAGATTTTTATTATCAAGAGAATATTTTCAAAGAGAGAGATTCAATCTTAATTGATGGATACTGGCAATCACCAAAATATTTTTCTCATTTACAAAAAGAATTAAATGAAGATTTTACTCCTAAAATAATAAATAGCTTAAATAAACAACTACTTTTTGAAATTCAAAATTCACTTTCAGTTGCCGTTCATATTAGAAGAGGAGATTATGTTACTAATCCCCATGCCGCCACTTTTCATGGCGTATTGCCAATTGAGTATTACAAAAATGCACTTGCTGAAATTAAAAAAAAATATAAAAATGTAAAATACTTTGTCTTCTCTGACGATTTAAAATGGGTCGAAGAAAATATTGAATTTAATGATCAAACTGTTTTCGTCGACATTAATGGAATCGATCATGCCCTTTGTGATATCTACCTCATGTCCCATTGTAAGCATCATGTTATTGCAAATAGTTCTTTTAGCTGGTGGGGAGCTTGGCTGAATATGAACCCTGATAAAGAAGTTTATTATCCATATCGATGGTTTATAGGAGAGCGTGAAACTAAGGATCTCATACCCATGAACTGGAGGGAAATCAAATGGTAGAACTCTCAGTACTTCTTCCCGTTTATAACGCTCAAGATTTTATTTCACAAGCAATTGAGAGTATTTTAAAACAAACATTTGAAAATTTTGAACTTGTAATCATTGATGATGGATCAACTGATAATACAGCAAAAATAATTTCAAATTTTGTTGATAAAAGAATTCGTTATTTTAAAAACGAAAACAATTTAAAATTGATAGAAACCTTAAACAAAGGAATTTCACTTTGTGTAGGAAAATATCTGGCCAGAATGGATGCGGACGATATTTGCCACCCTCAGAGGTTTGAACTTCAAATAGCACATCTTAAAAATAATCCAGAAACTGCTGTTGTCGGGAGTAATATTATTTTTATAGACAGACACAATAGAATAATTGGTAGAGGAATAAAAGCACCTGAAACTCATCATGCTATTGTATGGGAATTTCTAAAAAGATGTGCACTCTATCATCCCACAGTAATGATTAATAAAGAATTAATAGGCAGTGAATTGTCATATGATTCAAATTATCCTCATGCTGAAGACTATGAACTCTGGATGAGACTGTCGCGAAAATTTAAGCTTGCCAATATGTCACAAGATCTTCTTCGTTACCGAATTCATAAAGAAAGTATAACTGCAAAATATTCGGATGAATCATTGTCTTCAATGATGAGAGCAATTACAAAAAATGCTCCCATTTCATTAAGTGAAAGAGAATTATTTCTTTACCGAATGCCCTGGAAAGTAAATCATCAGGATGATGTAAGTATATTAATCAATAATATTGGAAAAGAATTAGATCAATACTGCAACTCGGAAAATGTACAAGAACGTGAAATAAGAATCTTAAGGAAAAGTGTTTTTTCACGCTTGTTTTTCTTGATCATCTATTTAGTCAGTATCACTAAGACACCACAGATATATAAATTTATTCAACTAAAAAAAGTCATAAAGGTATATCAGTTTGAAATATTTCAATGTTTTATGAAAATGTGTCGTGATTTTTATCATCGATTTTTTAAAAGGTTTGTATTTGAAAGGGGAAAATAAGATCCAACTATGTAGAGTGGCCACTGTTCCATTTGCTTTTAATAGCTCTTTGAAGTTAATTGAAAAAATTCATGGGCCTCAAATTCATGTAACGCTTGTATCATCGGATGAATCTGGAGGAGAAATTCTGAAGAGCG includes:
- the pseC gene encoding UDP-4-amino-4,6-dideoxy-N-acetyl-beta-L-altrosamine transaminase, whose translation is MDIIPYGKHKIEQEDIEYLSDILRNKWLTQGPEIEKLENSFKKLTNAPYAVAVCNGTAALHLAALSIHLSKNDTVITTPISFVATANCARYCGADVDFCDIDPETYLMDFNRLEDKLKTTNISAVLPVDLGGLAHNLSELSFLANKYHFKIIEDSCHAIGARYQSEHKWFHSGSCSHSDLAVFSLHPVKHIAAGEGGIITCRDESIYKHLLRLRTHGIVYDKNFFVGKELHPWAYEMQELGYNYRISDINAGLAFSQMRRIDQNLKTRKKIAKIYRESLKDVGDLTFQKEIEGQENAYHLFILRTKRRDELYNFLREHHIYSQVHYIPIHTQPYYRGIKEISLPIAESYYKECLSLPMYHSLSDNELSFVIDRIREFFTN
- the pseB gene encoding UDP-N-acetylglucosamine 4,6-dehydratase (inverting), with the protein product MLNGKSILVTGGTGSFGKKFIEIILREYPEIERLVIFSRDELKQFEMSQEFPQAEFPNLRYFIGDVRDRDRLKRACEDIDIIVHAAALKQVPAAEYNPMECIKTNIFGAENVIESALEMGVKKVVALSTDKAAAPINLYGATKLCSDKLFVAANNMKGKRNLKFSVVRYGNVFGSRGSVVPYFLGRAHLNELTITDERMTRFNITLEEGVKLVISAIKNAWGGEIFVPKIPSYRILDVAKAVNPNAKISYIGIRPGEKIHEEMITPMDSLSTLEFEKYYVITPSTHIWNLDEYTDHFKGKKVKDGFSYNSGDNDHWLNVEQIRNLIKTQLDPNFTV
- a CDS encoding glycosyltransferase family 4 protein codes for the protein MKILHAVQFYHPAVGGMEEVVKQLSESMSKLGHDVTVLTSTNSSRHFTELNGVRIVDFEISGNLAKGMHGDLENCQKFLRENQFDIITCFAAQQWATDIFFYKDLLKELKSKKVFVPTGFSGLFDPLYYNYFENMKEWFLWFDKNVFLSNDYRDINFARKNNVTNEIIIPNGASKAEFNRKWVPKNNDVFKILHVGNHTGQKGHTELIQLYSRSKIDKSELLIVGRHNWKGRCFLKCKLKVFFWNIVFKLNRSQKKILMKELSRKQTIEEFYRANLFLFPSNIECSPIVLFEAMASCTPFLSSAAGNAQEIIEWTEAGVLLPTIKKDKRVIIEEKESQKVFEELCLDKQKLKTLAKNGYDAWTSKFTWEAISQRYIDMYETLLENKS
- a CDS encoding alpha-1,2-fucosyltransferase yields the protein MIFVRFYGGLGNQMFQYATGKALAKKRGQKLFFDLREFDSANAKNTKRLYELNRACLEENIATQEEFEELPLLKFSILYPYLRKLIKLGIINLEQFVVEKDFYYQENIFKERDSILIDGYWQSPKYFSHLQKELNEDFTPKIINSLNKQLLFEIQNSLSVAVHIRRGDYVTNPHAATFHGVLPIEYYKNALAEIKKKYKNVKYFVFSDDLKWVEENIEFNDQTVFVDINGIDHALCDIYLMSHCKHHVIANSSFSWWGAWLNMNPDKEVYYPYRWFIGERETKDLIPMNWREIKW
- a CDS encoding glycosyltransferase, whose product is MVELSVLLPVYNAQDFISQAIESILKQTFENFELVIIDDGSTDNTAKIISNFVDKRIRYFKNENNLKLIETLNKGISLCVGKYLARMDADDICHPQRFELQIAHLKNNPETAVVGSNIIFIDRHNRIIGRGIKAPETHHAIVWEFLKRCALYHPTVMINKELIGSELSYDSNYPHAEDYELWMRLSRKFKLANMSQDLLRYRIHKESITAKYSDESLSSMMRAITKNAPISLSERELFLYRMPWKVNHQDDVSILINNIGKELDQYCNSENVQEREIRILRKSVFSRLFFLIIYLVSITKTPQIYKFIQLKKVIKVYQFEIFQCFMKMCRDFYHRFFKRFVFERGK